One region of Gossypium raimondii isolate GPD5lz chromosome 6, ASM2569854v1, whole genome shotgun sequence genomic DNA includes:
- the LOC105773890 gene encoding probable CCR4-associated factor 1 homolog 6 yields the protein MSLLPKSDSIQIREVWNDNLEEEFALIREIVDDYPYIAMDTEFPGIVLRPVGNFKSSYDYHYQTLKDNVDMLKLIQLGLTFSDEKGNLPTCGTDKYCIWQFNFCEFNVDEDVFANDSIELLRQSGIDFKKNNEKGIDAMRFGELLISSGIVLNDSVYWVTFHSGYDFGYLLKLLTCQNLPDTQVGFFNLINIYFPTLYDIKHLMKFCNSLHGGLNKLAELLEVERVGICHQAGSDSLLTSCTFRKLKENFFSGTLEKYSGVLYGLGVENAH from the coding sequence ATGTCTCTGTTGCCAAAGAGCGATTCAATCCAAATCCGTGAGGTATGGAACGATAACCTTGAGGAGGAATTTGCTTTGATTCGTGAAATTGTTGATGATTACCCGTACATTGCCATGGACACCGAGTTTCCAGGCATTGTTTTACGTCCGGTTGGCAATTTCAAGAGCAGCTATGACTATCACTACCAAACCTTGAAAGACAATGTTGATATGTTAAAGTTGATTCAATTGGGTCTTACCTTTTCAGATGAGAAAGGGAACTTGCCTACCTGTGGAACTGATAAGTATTGCATTtggcaatttaatttttgtgagTTTAATGTCGACGAGGATGTCTTTGCTAATGATTCTATTGAGCTTTTGAGACAAAGTGGGATTGATTTCAAGAAGAACAATGAGAAGGGTATTGATGCAATGAGGTTCGGTGAGCTTTTAATATCTTCAGGGATTGTTTTAAATGATAGCGTGTATTGGGTTACTTTCCACAGTGGTTACGATTTCGGTTACTTGCTTAAGCTCTTGACTTGCCAGAACTTACCGGATACGCAAGTTGGgttctttaatttgatcaatatttACTTTCCCACACTCTATGATATCAAGCATTTGATGAAGTTTTGTAACAGTTTGCATGGGGGATTGAACAAGCTTGCAGAGTTGCTGGAAGTGGAAAGAGTTGGGATCTGTCATCAAGCAGGTTCTGATAGTTTGCTCACATCTTGTACATTCAGGAAACTCAAGGAGAATTTCTTTAGTGGTACTTTGGAAAAATATTCCGGTGTATTGTATGGTTTAGGTGTTGAAAATGCTCATTGA